The genomic region CTCGACAAGACTCTCCTCGATGCCGCGATTGAGCATGCTGTAGTTCGACTGGTTGAGGATCGGTGTCGCAAAGAAGTCCTGTGCGGACCGATCGAACGCACGCCTCGTCAGGTCGGCCGGGTAGTTGCTGATCGCGGCGTAGACCGCCTTGCCGCTTCGGACCGCTTGGTCGAGCGCGCCAAGCGACTCTTCGAGCGGCGTGTCGAGATCCGGCCGGTGGTGGTAGTAGACGTCGACGTAGTCGAGCCCGAGGCGTTTGAGTGACTGGTCGAGGCTCGCCAGCAGGTGTTTTCGGCTGCCGAAGTTGCCGTACGGGCCGGGCCACATGTCCCAGCCGGCCTTGGTCGAAATGACCAGCTCGTCGCGGTGATTTGCGAGATCTTCCCTCAGAACTTGCCCGACTCGCTCTTCCGCACGTCCGGGCGGTGGGCCGTAGTTGTTGGCCAGGTCGAAGTGCGTCACGCCACAGTCGAAGGCCGACAGCAGAAGGCTCCTGGCGTTCGCTTGCATGGCCTGTTCGTCGCCGGTTCCGCGGCTGTCGCTGCCGGGTGCGCCGAAGTTGTGCCAGCAGCCGAGGCTGAGTGACGGCAAGCGCAGACCGGAGCGGCCGGCGCGCCGGAACCACCCGTCGGGGCGAGCGTCATAACGCGAAGCGGCCGGCGTGTACGAATCGTCGGGCATGGTGAGAGCAGGGT from Planctomycetota bacterium harbors:
- a CDS encoding aldo/keto reductase, which codes for MPDDSYTPAASRYDARPDGWFRRAGRSGLRLPSLSLGCWHNFGAPGSDSRGTGDEQAMQANARSLLLSAFDCGVTHFDLANNYGPPPGRAEERVGQVLREDLANHRDELVISTKAGWDMWPGPYGNFGSRKHLLASLDQSLKRLGLDYVDVYYHHRPDLDTPLEESLGALDQAVRSGKAVYAAISNYPADLTRRAFDRSAQDFFATPILNQSNYSMLNRGIEESLVETCGELGVGIITFSPLAQGLLTERYLEAVPPDSRAATGKTLKTSRITAELQAKLRKLHAIAREGGRTLAQMALRWVLRDDRIASTVIGASRPDQIVDNCRAFETAILSADELAAIDRVLAG